The stretch of DNA TCAAAATTTCTAAGTCAAATTTTTAAACGATTTTATTTGTACCCGTGCAACTTTGCATGGGTATTAAACTAGTTCAAACTAACTAAAATCCATTTTTAAGAAATACACACTATAATCTTATTAATTATTATCACAATCTCACAATTCCTAAAGACAATCCAATAAACCAAGAAACATCACACCTTTATAGAAATTAGTGAATCTTGTTACTACAAGTTTCAAATCTTAGAACACCCAACTTAAAATCACACACTGTTTATTATACTTGACATTCATACCTcattaaaaaaaggaaaaaaaaatagcTAAGCACCCAATGTGCAATTAATCTTGCTTATAACCGTTATAAGTTAAAACGAAGAAATGATATGCACCATCATCCCTAAGAACAGTGTTGATTTAGATGGTACACTCTTGTTGTAAATTATTCTCATTTAACAACGGGTGTGAACAAGAATTTGTGCCCAATTTGAAGGACAAACCAACATCATCCAAATAATTTTTCATGAGGTTTTTCATTCTTTCTTCCATGGTAGAATTGAAATAGTTGGTCCAATCACCCACCTCACCTTTCCTAAAGAAAGTCTTGTTATCAATAACCTTGTTCATAATCCCACTCTTATTAACCTCCAATTCCTTAAGATTATTAATGCTACATAATTCAATTATCTCCTTAACAACACCATCATTTTCCTCTTGGGGAGTAAATGGCACACCCACAAATTCAGCCAACTTCTTTAAATGAACAATAGGATCGTCCTTCAAATCCTCGTACTTCAGAAACAACACCTTATTCGGAAGCTCTAGGCTTTGTTTCCAATACCCTAGAACATGTTCAAAAAAGGGTCCACATAGGATCTTCCCTTGACAAAACTCTTCAAAATATTCTTCTATACTAGGAAGCTTAAAATCTTCATTTATCGACATATTCTTCATCATTTTCGGGAAGAAATGCCAATGTGACACGAAGGTGTCCATAGGGTTTCTCCCAATGTACAAAATCTTACTCTTAGATGACCTTATTGACTCCGGTAAGGAGTCATAAGGCAAGTGGGTGTGTAGTAGCCTCGGCGAAGGGAGTTCATCAAGTTGGTGATGGTTAGGGTAAGCAAGGTGCTCACCATACACACTTATTTCTAGATGGTACACAAGTTCATGAGGATTATGGGTAAGTAAAGGGCTTTGTGTAGGTTTGAAATCGACACGATTGACTACAGAATATAGTAAGGATTTGAGCCAAGTAGTGCCGGTTTTAGGGAGGCTAGCTATGATTAAGTCAGTGTCTTTAGCTTGAAAGTGTCTTTGGAAAGTAAGGATTTGCTCAAGGACACGGTTTGAACCTAAGGCACACCAAAATCCTTGGTATTTTAGTGCTTCAAATTTAGTACCCATGAAGGTTGCCTTAGGAAGACATTGCCTTAGTTTTTCTACTTCATCTTTTAAGGCTACTTTGTGttgttctttttcttcttcttcttgggcTTTGTTTGGTGTCAATGTTGAAGTGTGTGTTAGTttgtgttcttcttcttcttggggTTTGTTTAGTGTAATTGTGGAAGTTTGTGTTAGTTTgtgttcttctttttctttttcttggaTTTTGTTTAGTGTTATTGTGGAAGTGTGTGTTAGTTTATGTTCTTCTTCTTCATGGGGTTTGGTTGGTGTCATTGTGGAAGGGTATGTTAGTTTATGTTCTTGGTTTGGTCACAATCTATCAACTTATATATACACATCATGATCATGATTGGGATTTAACTTTTAAAAATGACACTTGTAGGCAGATTTTTTGTCCCACTTTTACcttttaacatattatttatgacaaaataaaatattataacaAATATATATACTTATTGATGTGTTAGAAGGTAAGTAATGTGACACATAGAATGGGACACCAAATAAAACAGGGGATTCCTACCGACTTGTAGGTTTGGACTAATGGAAAGTATTTGTAAATTTTTCTATGCATATGTTTCCTCTAAAAATGGTTTTAGTTAAAGTAAATAATTGTAAAATTTTATCTTCGTGACAACAACAATACCCTAGTGTCTTAATGACTCAGGAAAATTACAGGGTAAGGAGGGTTCGGATGTACATAATCTTATTCTTGTGTTAACAACACAAAGAGAATACTTATTTGTGTAATTAAGTAGAAAAATCACTATCCTTATAAGTATTTTTAAATGAGCCAAGATAAAAATTACGTTAAGAACCGTATCAAAGAACTGTTATTTCACGATAGAAAGAAAAGCGTTGACTGATCTACTTTAGTATGCCACAGAAGCAAAAAATAAAAAGAGTCCTTGGCTAAATTGGAATAGTTACTAAATGATCACAAATAATACCAAAAAGCCACTCCATAATTACCGAACAAGGTGTATATTATTCATGGTAAAATAATACCATGAGTAAcaatagagaaaaaaaaatcatttacCAAAATGGTTTTTAGCAATAATAAACGGCTACGAAAAATATAGGTGGTGTCTGTATTTTTCAAGTaaattagttttcttttattatcTCTCGAAAAGAATTTGCAACATTTTTCGTTCTAGTCAAAATCATTTAAATTTACTATGTTATCTCACGCAATCACGCTGACAAAAAATAAACAAAGTGAAATTGGCATTGTATCATTTTTACTCGAATAGGGTCTCAAGTTCGATAAAAACCTTTCTTTACGGCGGTTAAAATAAAAGGTCTCAGATTCGAATCATTTTAATCTACCAAAAAGATGTCTTAATCAATTGGTTAAGACAGAGATATTGTGGAAAATAAGTTTCTCCCCCTCCCCTCTATTATAATGCCACTAAGTATTGATtccttagaaaaaaaaaattttacttGAATTAAAGTAACCTTGTGAATATAATGCCACCATCTTTTATTTGTGTGATTATAAGGGTGGACCATTTTGGTGGCAAGAAGTGACGGTCATCATCATTCACCTAAACTAGTACCAGTAAAACTTTAAAAGTCAAATCATGCACTCCATTAAAATCCAATGTTTATACAAGTTGGGGTGGTAGAAGTTTTTAGTTGGATCAATAAAAAGTCATGCCGaaaacggatcacatttccacaCAAGCTTTAAGACAGAATAAAATGTGATCCATTTAAAatgaaaatgtaaccatttttagATAAAAAGTTATCAGAACAATTTTCTAAGTTATATAATAGTTTGTATTAAAATGGTTACATTTATCGTTAAAATGGCAAAATTTGGCCCGTCTTGTCAGTCTTCAAATCTGTGTAGTTGGACATATTTTCAGTTTCTATTGCACCTCGACTCGACTCAACAACTTTGGACATTCTGTCTTGATATCCTAACAAACCTTTAATAAGAACCTCTCAAAAACGTCGTTTTTATGGACAAGATAAAATTCAATGCCAAAATGTGTACAAAGATTGTCATGAGCTTTTATTATACATAGTTgagaaataattaattataaCTCTCGCTTAACTATAATCTACAATAagtaaattgaaaaaaaataaaaatgatgaAGTCTGCTACAAAAAcacctttacattcatgttatcattGTGGGAAATCCTAAACCCACAAGACCACAGGTGatttaaaaatgtttatttgtACTGCCGGTGAATCAGTTCAAGCTATTATGGTGATTGATCAAGGTTTCAAACTGTATTTACCAGGTTCGACGAAATTCCCTTCAAGCTGCTCTACCTTGTTTATCTTGAACCCTCTGATTCTTATCTCTTCAGGTAGGGTTTCATCTTTATAATCAACATTTTCCAGGATCCAACCAGAGTTTTGCACTGAGCCTTCAACTTTCACCTGTTTAAGTCAGACAGTAACAACATATCAATTTCAATAATCACATAAACTTATATGAGACAGTCTAAATCAATTAACCGGACAGCTAAATGATTATATCATTGTCGATGTGAAGAAAATGTTCGTGACGAGATTTCTTTTCCATTATCTAGTAGAGCCAGCGGTTTACTATTCTTTAGCTTTGTTAAAAAGTATACTCCGTAAGTGTTATTTTATCCGTCTCTTGAGATTGTGTCTTCTAGTTGTGCTAACTCCCTAGTCCAGCTGAAACAATCAAGTAAGGATCACCCTTTGACAATTGTGTTTTCTTCTACGGGATGATGATGTAATAATCTCACTTATCTGTGGGAATAAGGGAGAGTAATGCAATGAAATTATTAAGCCGtctcattctcatacacttttggAGGCCTGTTTCGAGATTGATATAAAGTACAGTCAATCAAAGGTAGAATGGGAACTCTTGAAAATGATCACGCAAAGGAGCCATGAAGAAACAAACTTGGGCATACACAAAGACAGGTGATAAGTCTACGTCTTGGATGGATAGATTGAGCAATGAGCATGAAGAATGGATTAGAAGCTAGTATAGCCTGATATAAGGGATGAAGAACGGAAAATTATGAAGTACTTCGTAGCTATGAAGAATCAAACCCACGAGTACTTGAGTGGAAAGTTACTTAAGAGGGAGCCAGCCACCAAGGAAGAAGGGGACGAGTGGACGAATGTAACTCCATATTCTTTATTCGGGCCTGGATAAACCTGTTCTTACCCGGTCCTGGACATTATTTATGATATCTCTAATTACAACTTCGTTAATGACAACCCTACGCCTTGAATGGATGCGGTGGGCAAATACGCAAAGCAGTTTACAAATTCCAGGAGAAGGATAGACGTGCAAGAAAATAAGTTCATACCTCAGCCTCATCAATAGAGTCCACGAGAAGAGCTCCATCCAATGCAAGTCCCTCAATGAAAACATTTCGGCCTTTGATTACCATGGTAGACTTCTGAGAAACTGAGCAACTTCCGCTAATTTTCCTTTTCACGTCCGAATATGTCAGTGCCCATTTTGGTTTCCATACAATACGAGGCCATACCTCAACTTCTTGTCCGTTAAACACTTGCATCACTGGGTCCGCAACTTGAACACCGACCTAGGCAAGTAAAATGCGAAGAGGAAAAATCAGTATTATATGTAGCATGTGCGGCATGATAAGACTTAAGTGTATTAAGTGGCCAAAATTATCGTACTTTCTCATATTCAACCCATCAATGAAGAAGTAATATCAAgataatcacaaattctcatttgtgacgggcatATCCGTTGCAAGCTTGCGACGGGCCAAATACAACCCACGTGgggagataagacaaaagcaaattGTCTAGGGAGTAGCATTCTCTTGTCTTATCTACCAATGTGGgtagtatttgacccgtcacaagggagacttgcTGCAAGATAATACATGGTCAACAAGATAAGTACCTTTTTCAAAATAAGACTGTGGGCCCTGTAGATAGCCATTTCACCGGAAGTTGCACTGTGGTAAGGATTGCCTTTTGGAACCTTTGTACAAGacaaaataaaaacatgataTATCTCTTCATACTTGAAGATAATGGATACTGCAATATATTTGAAAGCTAAAACAAGGAAGGCGGAGAGTTATACAATGAAAACTCTAACACCTAACTAGCGCTTAGTGTTACAGCATTCATTTTTGTGTAGCAAACCTGCTGAAAAGATGTGAAAATTTGAAAATAGTATGGTCCACGTCAATGAGAAAAAACCAAAAGTAGGGAGTCATGGTTGCGTTGATTATTTGCAATCCATCGTCGTCAGCATCACCATGCAATATCTCAAAACATCTTTGTTAAATTGTTCATAGATCCCTCTCTAACTAAGACACATTTTTTATGCATTCCTTTCCTCACAATTAGAGGTATGCATGCAAAGGAATGGTAAGCTGTATGATGATCTTTTTATCATCTTAGCTCAATTGTCAACAATAAAAAGAATACTAGTAAAATCATCTTAGTGAAATGTATGTAACTCCCGCATAAAACTATAAGATACAATCTGTATACCTTTGCAGCATCCTCAGGGTTGTTTTTCACCGGGGCATAAGCAAGCCATATGTCCATTACCTGAATCAACCGACAATTTATATAAGATATGTTGCTAAGGGTCAATTGGTAACAAGACTAAGCATCAGCAAACCCCACTTACCGTAAAGCCAACCCTCGCCGTTGGAGGCAATGTCTGTGGATAGTCTTGCATCATACATTCTAACCGGGTAGAAGACTTGAATGAAGTCTTTGTAGCATCCTTGTACCTTGAATTAAAAGTAAACTTATTTAACTACCTTCCCAGGTACCACAAAGCCACACCATCGATAACAGAGTAAGTTGAAGCATGAAATATAAGTCAATTATAAGAAAATTACTTTGGGTTCACAAACTCTTTGATGCCGCCACCTGTCTTCTTGAGTTCCTCAATGTAAGATTCAAGTTCCAGAATTAACTgcataatcataatcatatcaTAAGACTTATGGTCAATTCGATGGTGCATTCTTAAGGACCCTTTCCCAACTCCACTTTTTACCCCCACACCACGGTAAAAAGCCAGGACAAACATAAATGGACACATGCTCACAAATACAATAATaaacacacaaccaaccaaaggATTATGCAGTATCAAGATCATATCACTGAGAATAGGTTTGATACTTTTGTACATAGCACAATAGCAGTTCACTTTACTGTACGTTTTTTTTTCCAGGATAATTTACTTGATTTTGAACAAAAAATTGCTGATTCCAAAACCACAAGGTTTTCAGGATTCTCTATAAACATTTCATTTTGTCCCTAAGACACTCCACAAGATTTTACAGTATTActcaaaaaattataaaagtaaGATGTCGTCACATAAGAATACATACAACAGAGAACTATCAGCACAAGCCAACATAGAGGACCATAACCCCAAGCTGACAATCTATAACCATTGTAATATTAAATCTCTGCTTCGGTCACGGTCAGCAAAGGTTGTCACGGCCTAATCTAGCTAAATGCAGTAAAAAACGGTCGCAAAGATCTTCAGAGCCTTTGCAAAAGATTCACATCTTAGTGCCGGGTGTCGCAAACTTCATTCAATATCGAGATAAAGGATAAACATTCATCGCAGCCAAATGCAAGAAAAAAAGTAGAGGAAAAACTAATGGTAAAAAGAGCTTAGAAGTTGATTAGTTAAAAAGCTGTTAAATTTGGGATTCACCTGATTAATATTTCCAGGGAAAGGTGAAAATCCAGTTTCACAGTTGACATCTCCATCAGGATTAATAGTTGCTCGTAGTAGTGGATCAAGTTGATTGTACTCCACGTTGATCACCATGGCCCTTCCTACAGTTCatcttaatttcagctaaaaggGCTCAAAGAAAATAGCAAGGCATATATTACTCTACAATCAATGACAGTGATATTTACAGGAATGGCATATATATAACTGAATCTAAGAAAAGTGGATTAACCATGGTAAGATATGACTAAATTTCTAGTCCAAAGCCCAAACATTTAAGCTGACATTGGTATTACAGCTGCGTACTTCATTATGTTTTATTACTCCATAAAACAGaatgaagagaaagagaaaaacaCAAGGATATTACTACAAACATACACAACCTGTTTTTTGGTTTATGGGGAAGCTAATATTGTAGTCAAGCACCTTGCAACTACAAAATTAAGTATGTGTTTGGCCTAGcttgtaaaagtgtttttggacttaaaaacactttttggccaaacacatcattttctaaagttaaaaaaaattctcaaaagctaaaaatccatttttttgcccataaAAATAGAAGCATCAATTTGGTGCTTCTGTTTTTGAAAAACACTTTAAAAAATTAAGCTCGAAAACcaaaaactcatttttgagaATTCAGGCCAAACATGCTCTAACTTATTCCCTCAAAGGCTCTCACCCATAATAGGATAGGGGGTCAGACGTAACCAGTCTTACCACTGTGATGAAACATACACAGCTTTCCAAATGACCCATGATGAGAATAGCAAGAGAATTGCATCATCTCAATTTATAGTTCATAATACAGGAAATACAACAAATAGAGGCACTATATTCCACCGTACACAAAAGCCAAAGTAAAGAGTTTTTAACCCCCTCGAAAATGGAAATAAAATTGACAAATAAATCAGAGTATTAGACAGAGGGAATTTCAGTTTAAAGAAAGAAAATTAGAAAAGCAATTCACAGCATATGGAAGTGATCTCATGTGGATTCATACTAGAACCAAAAAGATTGACTGATCAAATGATAGGAATGGAAATAAtgataacccaatacaaaataTCAACTTACCATCATTATGTGTGAGCTTAGCAATTCCACCAATAGCTTCTTTTGCTTTACGTGGAACTGCAAGAGAATTGACTTGGTATTGCTTGGTAGCACTGACCCCCAATGATGCCGGAATGGCCTGAAGAAGCACAAATTTTAAACTTGAATCAAAGTAATCAAACTAGTTTATCTGAAAGCATATAATGTCGCTCAGAGCATGAACTCAACAATGGAGCTCAGAGCATCAGGTGCTTTATCAGGCATGCATGTTCGTGcaatatagaaaaaaaaaagtacaaaacAGTGAAAACACAAGTACAATAGGTCAATAACTCAGTCTGCTGAAAATAACATAACCAGTTTGATGGTTAGATATAATTGAGGGGATAAGGAATCAAAACATCATTAACATTTTCAAGATTATTTCTGATTGCACAAGATTCAACAATCCAAAGGTCATACATTGCAAAGTAGCAGCACGTACAAaacaaaccctaaaagacaatcaCCAGGCGAAAATCCAAAAACTTTAATCAAGATATAGAACATTATGCCACCCATCCTTCAATAAGTTTATCAGATTCAGCACTATATAGGTTAGTAACACGATAGCTAGAGCCACATCCAAAGTAAAACCTAAAAAATATGAGCATAACACTCTcaatatatcaataaatatttaCATATAACAAGTTCCTTGAATCAAGAACAATAGGCCAGTGCCCAACAGAGTCTCTGCATAATCAACCTAGAAACTTGGAATTATTACAACACAGCTTCACAGGAAATAATCCATTTTGCTAGGTAAATTACTTTTGTGTAGCGTAGGACTGTGTATACCAACCTTAAAGAGCAGTCCGTTTGTATCTTGGAAGAACAAAACCCACTTTACACCAGCACCGTGCCTGATTACAATGCAAATTCCAAAAGAATTATAAAAAAGAGTTCCTCAAAAGATTAAAAGAAGAAACGGAATGGCATATGCATGAGCAGGATTCTGAAAGTCAATGTCATATCATTAGTCATAAAGAGCACTTGTCATCAGGGCGGATCTGTGTTTAACAGCATGAGGAGGATTTTCTAAGATGGGGTGTGGTGGCCATGGGGGGTGGGGGTGGGGGTTTCAAATTGGGTGAAGGCGGTGTGTCCGGGGTCTCGTGGGGGTTGCGGCGCCTGCGGCTATCGAGGGAACATGATGGCAGGCAGCCAGGCAGTGACGGAAAGTGGTAGTGGGGAAGAAAGTGGGCGGGTGATGGTCGTTGCTTGGATAAGTGGGgaaagagaaaaggaaacctTGGCAAGTGCGAGGTAAGGATGTAAAGGACTTTGGGAGTAAGGGAATGGGATGAGAAAATGCGAGAAACAAACACCAATAAAGGGTATAACTATTTTTctttcccttaccctttcctAGCACGCcataaccaaacgaccccttataATTGTCGGATTAGATTCTTATGAGCTAATCAATGGGACATCGGAAAGAAAATTTTCTGGGTCAACCACCGCATGGCGTGCAGGCAATGAACATCAAACAGGAAGCCAATAGCATTTAGGTTCAGTGATCGATTGGAGGTGTACAGATAGAATATGAACCTATAATAAACAACTGAATTTCAAAGCTATACCATTTGCTTAGAAGACCACTGGAATACAGAAGAGAATGTACATCACCGTGGCCATGAGGTTTTGTCTGCCACAAACAGCAGCAAGAAAATTCAGCACAAGAGATAAACAGCGTAAGAACTCAAATAAACAATTTATTATATCCAAAAGAAAATGTTTTAAGAAATATAATAAAGTTGTTTATTTCTTTAATCTTTAAAGACAAAAAATATTGCTTCGTGACTCTGAGTATAATAAGCACCTGGATTCTGTACTTGTTTTGTGGATCCACTGCAAGCCTGGCATCATTATCAGCTAAGCAAGCTACTTTTTCCTAATAATGACAACAAGTGAGCTATGTATACGAACCAGGATTAGTATTTAAGATCTCTACAACAACCAAACTTTGGCATCACCTGCTTTAATAGTGTTACTTGTGTTGGCTTCATTCCAAAATAACCATTGGACTCTAGCAGTGTCAATGTGCGTGTATGTGTATCATCAGATGTCATAATAGCAAAAGGAATCTCCTTTCGAGGTTCACCTGCAAGTACAAACAACAATAGTCTCAAAATGAGAGGAAATTATCGCGTCAGTTTAATGCACATACTCATTCAGGAACATTTTGCTGGATCCCATATCTTGGTGTGTTAACCAGGTTTGTTGTTGTAGTTGTTAAGGTCAATGCAGTCCGCGTAGATATTGCGAAGCTATCTTGAGTTAATCATATGCCCCCAACACAGATTAAATGGCCTAGCTCCTGTTCTCCTCATCCCGACATGTGTATTGCTTTCTCATCACCTTATACTTAGCCCTAATTGTCTTTGGCAGTCTAATATAAAAGCTATTCTTCTCTATGGCTTCTCCTAGAATATTAAGTCATCCATTTGACAGATTACAGCATAACAAAAAATACAGCAGTGGCAAATTAAATAATGGCAACTTTCTTACTGAAAACAAAAATttcaaggaaaaataaaagatctCTATATGAGATATCATTTAGCCAACCACAACAAATAAAGGAAACTGAATACGTAAAACAACCAGAAGCTTCTAAAAAACTGTATGAAATTATGCCACCAACATCTGATAAAAGAAACAGCAGTTGTCCTTGTTTTGTGTTACGAACCTTCTGCCAGGCTACAGCTAGCTTCTTGAAGGGCCAGAATATACTCTATGTATAACTGCAAGAAGCATGTTCCAGTAGTAGTTTCAGACGGAAGAGCAACCTGCAGTCAACGAAGATCAGTATGATGATTCCAAGGTACTaaatataattctcttaatctatAGATGTGACATAAGGCAAACACAAGCTACCCCACAAAGAAAAAGGGGAGATGAAAAAAGTGGACGAAATCTTATGAGAATTAAGGGGACAAAATAAAGATGGCACTTTTTCAACACCCCTCAAGTACTGTAGAGAGAATGATAGCTGGAATTCACACCCTAACAATGgtgtcaaaaacttcaagcaaattCTGACGTATGACCGACTCAGCAACACAATTTAAGGTGTTTGATAATACTTGCAGTTAGCAGATGCAAACCCAATAAATTTCCTGTATTTTTACTTTTCATTTAATGATTGGTGCGGGAAAAGGGATGTACACCAAAAATACTGAAATATTAATCACCTTAATTCCATTGTATCCTAAACGTTCACCAAGTCCACCAGCAACAAGAACAAATGCAGCATTTTTCGCTTCTTTGAGCCCTGTCTCCTCATACTTGATGAAGCTTTCATCAGCAAATGTCAGATTTTCGCCCGTTGGAACCTACATGAAAACTTCCACATATCAAATAGATCCCTTACAAATGAAGACACAGTCACACAAATAACATCGATAACCTACCGAGGGTTTCCGGTGATTTTTCCAGTAACTAGAATAATCTTAACATCAACTAGAAATAGAACTTAAATTCCTAGTCAATATTGAGTTCCATATCCAAATTTTCAGGATAACCTACAGTCTCACATTTGTGTTTATCTTTGATGTACATCGATGTGTCTAAGAAGATTGAAATGTAGCAGGAGAACTTAAATTCCTGGTCAAATACTGAGTTCAATATCCAATTTTTCAGGATAACCTACAGTCTCACATTTGTTTTTATCTTCGTTGTAAATTGATGTGTCCAATATATACCAGTAACGAAAAGGAGAACTTCACTGAAAAATCACCAATTACCATccaaaaataaaaaggagagaaaaggagGCAAGACTAGGAAGAATTCCgcattctcaaatgtcaaataaaaaaaaattaacagttatatAAAGAAAAAACATCATACGTGAAAAGCAAAAACCAAGGACTATTTAAATCACAGCAGTCATCAATGTTGAGCAAGTAGAGATGGCTCACATACCTACTTTTTTCAACAAAAGACACATATTCGAGAAGACGCAATACAGTGCCTAACAAGACCCTCTGATACCTTATTTGCTCCATTTAATTTATCACCCAAATATTAGACGTTATGGTTCACATATTTCTTGCGCTATCTTGCTACTCTTTCTTAAGTCATGGGTAGATGAAAATGAAGTAACTGCAACAGCAGCAGGGACCACTCAGAATTACAGTCATGGTCCCGATGAAGAGGTTCCGGAAGATCTGATGCTCCTAACAAGTCCACGACAGTTCAAAAGGACGTGTTCTAGAAAGGGAAGTGAATAGTAATGTGGTAAACTGAAAAGCAAGTAAAAACGTAAGCAAGGAAACTTTTGAGAAAGTGTCCATACAAAAGTTAAATTCCTCAGCTAAGGATGGCAGATCACTGTCTGAAAGGAAACAATTTAAATCTCAACTCTACTGATACACTTGCAGCTTACCGAAGGAGTAAAGCCATCAAAGGGATTCTTTCCGGCCTTTGAATCTGTCAGGAGTTCTCTCGCATTTTTTATATACTGAGCTAATCCACCAGGGTAGCTAGCATCAAGGCGGGAAACCTGGAAAAAAGTGACATCAgtgatttttcacgataatacaaAATTACTGCTGATGCAGCAGTTCAAGTAGCATGAGATTGCACATTCTTCTCTTTTTCCCAATAGACTTGAATATACTTGCAAATTTGTGGTACCAAAACTAGTTCCATGCTTTCTTTACATAAATTCTTTATGCCCGTGACAAAGCATTCATTCTAAAAGGCATTGTATGTGTTCAGAAAAGAGCATCATTCTCTTGCACAAAAGAAATAACcttcatttttcttcattttcccGACATCATATGACCAAAAGCACTATTGTAAATATGACTGAAAAGGCCATTATGTTTCATACCCTTTCAAGTTTCAACCGAAGGGGAAAAGGGTCAAATCCACAGGATCAAGCCTATTAGAGTAATCTAAATGCTCCAACACTGTCATCTCAGAAACTACTCCCCTTTTCTTTCATACATAAGAAAGATGCGATATTGCGAAATTGAGTTTGGTTCAAACTAAGCATCAGTCTCGTTCAACCGCCCAACTATCTATCAGTTGTGTAATGACCGTTGTTTACATACCCAGTTCTACATTTTTGCAACTACATAAAAACAGCCTCTCTACTAAAGGCAATGTTACATAAATCTTGACCTCCTCTGACGCTATGCAGAACATGGCACCATTAAGGAATTAACCCCTACCATAGGTGTTATATTTCAATTTTCCTGAAATTGTATAGGGAGCTTCACACTGAAACCTAATTCTAAGTAAGTGC from Silene latifolia isolate original U9 population chromosome 10, ASM4854445v1, whole genome shotgun sequence encodes:
- the LOC141605376 gene encoding cytosolic sulfotransferase 5-like: MTPTKPHEEEEHKLTHTSTITLNKIQEKEKEEHKLTQTSTITLNKPQEEEEHKLTHTSTLTPNKAQEEEEKEQHKVALKDEVEKLRQCLPKATFMGTKFEALKYQGFWCALGSNRVLEQILTFQRHFQAKDTDLIIASLPKTGTTWLKSLLYSVVNRVDFKPTQSPLLTHNPHELVYHLEISVYGEHLAYPNHHQLDELPSPRLLHTHLPYDSLPESIRSSKSKILYIGRNPMDTFVSHWHFFPKMMKNMSINEDFKLPSIEEYFEEFCQGKILCGPFFEHVLGYWKQSLELPNKVLFLKYEDLKDDPIVHLKKLAEFVGVPFTPQEENDGVVKEIIELCSINNLKELEVNKSGIMNKVIDNKTFFRKGEVGDWTNYFNSTMEERMKNLMKNYLDDVGLSFKLGTNSCSHPLLNENNLQQECTI
- the LOC141605377 gene encoding UDP-sugar pyrophosphorylase, which codes for MAAASTITDQLANLTISECPNLHKNISILSPQHAELAKVLIEMEQSHLFGEWPEPGIDDDQKIAFFDQVSRLDASYPGGLAQYIKNARELLTDSKAGKNPFDGFTPSVPTGENLTFADESFIKYEETGLKEAKNAAFVLVAGGLGERLGYNGIKVALPSETTTGTCFLQLYIEYILALQEASCSLAEGEPRKEIPFAIMTSDDTHTRTLTLLESNGYFGMKPTQVTLLKQEKVACLADNDARLAVDPQNKYRIQTKPHGHGDVHSLLYSSGLLSKWHGAGVKWVLFFQDTNGLLFKAIPASLGVSATKQYQVNSLAVPRKAKEAIGGIAKLTHNDGRAMVINVEYNQLDPLLRATINPDGDVNCETGFSPFPGNINQLILELESYIEELKKTGGGIKEFVNPKYKDATKTSFKSSTRLECMMQDYPQTLPPTARVGFTVMDIWLAYAPVKNNPEDAAKVPKGNPYHSATSGEMAIYRAHSLILKKVGVQVADPVMQVFNGQEVEVWPRIVWKPKWALTYSDVKRKISGSCSVSQKSTMVIKGRNVFIEGLALDGALLVDSIDEAEVKVEGSVQNSGWILENVDYKDETLPEEIRIRGFKINKVEQLEGNFVEPGKYSLKP